One stretch of Prinia subflava isolate CZ2003 ecotype Zambia chromosome 19, Cam_Psub_1.2, whole genome shotgun sequence DNA includes these proteins:
- the PPP1CC gene encoding serine/threonine-protein phosphatase PP1-gamma catalytic subunit: MADIDKLNIDSIIQRLLEVRGSKPGKNVQLQENEIRGLCLKSREIFLSQPILLELEAPLKICGDIHGQYYDLLRLFEYGGFPPESNYLFLGDYVDRGKQSLETICLLLAYKIKYPENFFLLRGNHECASINRIYGFYDECKRRYNIKLWKTFTDCFNCLPIAAIVDEKIFCCHGGLSPDLQSMEQIRRIMRPTDVPDQGLLCDLLWSDPDKDVLGWGENDRGVSFTFGAEVVAKFLHKHDLDLICRAHQVVEDGYEFFAKRQLVTLFSAPNYCGEFDNAGAMMSVDETLMCSFQILKPAEKKKPNSSRPVTPPRGMITKQAKK, encoded by the exons TGCGAGGATCAAAACCAGGCAAGAACGTCCAACTTCAAGAGAATGAAATTAGAGGACTGTGCTTGAAATCCAGAGAAATCTTCCTGAGTCAGCCTATTCTGCTAGAACTTGAAGCTCCACTGAAAATCTGTG GTGACATCCATGGGCAATACTACGACCTGCTCCGACTCTTCGAGTATGGGGGTTTTCCACCAGAAAGCAACTACCTGTTCCTTGGTGATTATGTTGACAGAGGAAAACAATCTTTAGAAACAATTTGTCTTTTATTGGCCTACAAAATTAAATACCCAGagaattttttcctgctccGAGGGAACCACGAATGTGCCAGCATCAATAGAATTTATGGGTTTTATGATGAAT GTAAGAGAAGATACAATATTAAGCTGTGGAAAACCTTCACAGACTGTTTTAACTGTTTACCAATTGCAGCCATTGTGGATGAGAAAATCTTCTGCTGTCACGGCG GTTTGTCACCAGACCTGCAGTCGATGGAGCAGATCAGGCGGATCATGCGCCCCACGGACGTGCCCGACCAGGGGCTCCTGTGCGATCTCCTGTGGTCTGACCCTGACAAGGATGTCCTGGGCTGGGGTGAAAATGACAGAGGAGTGTCCTTCACTTTCGGTGCTGAAGTGGTTGCTAAGTTTCTCCATAAACATGATTTGGATCTCATATGCAGAGCTCATcag GTGGTTGAAGATGGATATGAGTTTTTTGCAAAAAGACAATTGGTAACTCTCTTTTCTGCCCCAAATTACTGTGGAGAATTTGATAACGCGGGTGCCATGATGAGCGTGGATGAAACACTAATGTGCTCTTTCCAG ATTTTGAAACCTGCAGAGAAGAAGAAGCCCAATTCCAGCAGACCCGTAACACCTCCCAGGGGTATGATCACAAAACAAGCCAAGAAATAA